The region AGCTTTCTGGCTTCATCAATAATTCTTTTTAAGGTTTTTGGTTTTGGTTCTTTTCCTTCAATTTCAATAACAAATTGTTTTAATGAATAGTCTTTTGCAAAATATCCCCATGATGGATGAAAAACCATAAAGTTAGATGCTAATGGCAAGTCAAGGAAGATTTCTCTAATTTTATTATCAGTATATGAAATTTCATTTAAGAACTTAACATAATTCTTTTTGTAATATTCTTTATTTGTTGAATCCATTTTCACTAAAGCATTATAAATATTTTTTGCGATTAGTTTTACTCTAGAGGGACTGGTCCATATATGAGGGTCTTTATTTCCAGCATGATTATGCGCATCATGAGTAGCTGATTCAGGTTCTTGATGTATTGCTTCAATATCTGCGTTTTTATTATTTTTAAAAAAATGCGCATTATTTTCAAATTCACTAGGAAGATGTTGAGTAAATATTACATAATTTCCTTCTTTTTTAATCTCAATATTTATTTTTGTGATATCTTTATTTTGATTAAATTCAATATCATATAAAGTGTTTATTTTATTTAATACCGTTAAATCATGTTTTACAAGTGCTTTTTCATTAGAGAATATTTTATTGGCTTTTTTTTCTAATTTTTCAATTCCTTTTTCACTCTTATCATCTGTTCTTAAAATTAGCATTTTCACTTTATCATCTGCATATTTTGAATCAATTTTTGCAAAACTCCATGTATATGTAGATTTTTTAAGATTAAATAAACCCGCCCATTCATAAGAATTTTCTTCTTCATGCAGAGCATGTTCATTATGATGTTCGTTGTGTTTTGGCATTTGTATATAAGAAATCCCTTTAGTTATATCAATAACATTCATTTTTTTGTTTAGTTCAATAAACTTAGGTAACCATACATTTTCAAATTCAATTCCGATTGGAAAATAAATATCTGCTTTTGAAACTTTAATCATTTGAGAAGGTTTTGGTTCATAGGTATGAGGATCAAAACCTGGTTTTACCATTGAAGTTACATTCACTTTATTTCCTCCAATTTTTTCAACAAATGTTTTTTGAGGCAAAATACTCACAACTACGTTTGTTTTAGCGTATGCAAACGTTGAGATTAACAATACTACTGTAATTATATTTTTCATAAAATTCCTTTTCTTTTTTTTGCAACTTAGTCGCATATTTGGAAG is a window of Campylobacteraceae bacterium DNA encoding:
- a CDS encoding zinc ABC transporter substrate-binding protein is translated as MKNIITVVLLISTFAYAKTNVVVSILPQKTFVEKIGGNKVNVTSMVKPGFDPHTYEPKPSQMIKVSKADIYFPIGIEFENVWLPKFIELNKKMNVIDITKGISYIQMPKHNEHHNEHALHEEENSYEWAGLFNLKKSTYTWSFAKIDSKYADDKVKMLILRTDDKSEKGIEKLEKKANKIFSNEKALVKHDLTVLNKINTLYDIEFNQNKDITKINIEIKKEGNYVIFTQHLPSEFENNAHFFKNNKNADIEAIHQEPESATHDAHNHAGNKDPHIWTSPSRVKLIAKNIYNALVKMDSTNKEYYKKNYVKFLNEISYTDNKIREIFLDLPLASNFMVFHPSWGYFAKDYSLKQFVIEIEGKEPKPKTLKRIIDEARKLNVNAIFAQKEFSDKSAKTIADQLNIQVIKETPLASNWSENLINMAKAIADYK